A genome region from Methanobacterium sp. includes the following:
- a CDS encoding DUF2162 domain-containing protein — protein MMELLWKLGILSVVMVFGIKIGLAMGFAGLSRKVTAAIILGYGGGILLLTFIAGGFIEQIQGFVYAYSSVLGIAMAAVILYAGFHTLKEWKIHNKDSVTATCMAMIAPCPCCFGAAVAAIIIAAPMIGASAFAVGEYAALFLMITMAVCYLVSGLIGRKLNKPYPVLLGNFMLFAGFYFLTSAIVIPNISTVLSQQMSPVDIPDIWTFVYALITIVVLTVAGYYIARNRSPFLDKASETNQK, from the coding sequence ATGATGGAATTACTATGGAAACTGGGGATACTCTCGGTAGTAATGGTTTTCGGAATAAAAATTGGTCTGGCCATGGGATTTGCCGGTCTTTCCAGGAAGGTAACAGCGGCTATAATCTTGGGCTACGGAGGCGGTATACTCTTACTCACTTTTATTGCTGGCGGTTTCATTGAACAGATACAGGGATTTGTTTATGCCTACAGTTCTGTTCTGGGTATTGCAATGGCTGCAGTCATCCTTTATGCGGGTTTCCACACACTCAAGGAATGGAAAATACACAATAAAGACAGTGTTACCGCAACCTGCATGGCCATGATTGCTCCCTGCCCATGTTGTTTTGGAGCAGCGGTGGCAGCAATAATCATTGCCGCACCTATGATTGGTGCTTCTGCATTTGCTGTGGGGGAATACGCTGCACTGTTTTTAATGATAACCATGGCTGTATGTTACCTTGTTTCAGGGTTAATAGGGCGCAAATTAAACAAACCTTACCCTGTTTTACTGGGTAATTTCATGTTGTTTGCTGGGTTTTACTTTTTAACTTCTGCCATAGTCATTCCCAATATCAGCACAGTTTTAAGTCAACAGATGAGTCCTGTAGATATTCCTGATATCTGGACCTTTGTTTATGCATTGATAACAATTGTTGTACTCACTGTGGCTGGTTATTATATAGCCCGCAATCGTAGTCCTTTTCTAGATAAAGCTTCAGAAACCAATCAAAAATAG
- the feoB gene encoding ferrous iron transport protein B, translated as MDKIRIALAGNPNVGKSTLFNRWTGMRQHVGNWPGKTVEKKEGTFQYNHQEIEVVDLPGNYSLTAYSAEEVVSRDYIVDEKPDVIVNVIDAANIERNLYLTVQMMELGANLVLALNMNKFAREKGLKINKKQLSELLGVPVIEIEAVDDTGSDELLENIAKVSKSPNIVLDRLEYGNEVSEHIQQIEEIINQDISGDRDIPMFDAPTSWIALKLLEDDPEIIKKIEESGKGQRVLGNVKKIQKHFNDVFGDDADAAITDARYGFIAGLVSESVKKPKIDKITRSDLIDRIVTHKYLGIPIFLLIMWLTFQITFTLGDPLGGYIEQGFAWLGETIAASMGEGFLTSFIVDGIIGGVGGVLVFVPIIFILFLVLSVLEDSGYLARAAFVMDRFMHKLVGLHGKSFIPMILGFGCAVPGIMATRTLENERDRFLTMLIVPFMSCSARLPVYALLAAAFFSAYQGWVIFSLYIVGIVVAIIMAAIFKKTIFKGMSAPFVMELPPYRIPTAKGAIIHMWERGVLFLKKAGTLILALSVVIWALSSLPVGVEYASQESITGQIGTTLAPVFAPLGFGQWQATVAIIYGFLAKEVVVSTFGILYGVGDEGSGGTTTEESVNPEFTGEPASSEQASAEASAGSASGEEKAAEEEKAPEEDPGFISAIQELFTPLSAYAYMVFILLYIPCLATLATIRRETNSWKWPAFAAGYTFVVAYVVSLVVYQGGLLLGF; from the coding sequence ATGGATAAAATAAGAATTGCCCTGGCAGGGAACCCCAATGTTGGAAAAAGTACTCTTTTCAACCGTTGGACTGGCATGAGGCAACATGTTGGCAACTGGCCGGGTAAAACTGTTGAAAAAAAGGAAGGAACATTCCAGTACAACCATCAGGAAATAGAAGTGGTTGATCTTCCCGGAAACTACAGTCTGACTGCCTACTCTGCTGAGGAAGTGGTTTCCAGGGATTACATTGTGGATGAAAAGCCAGATGTTATTGTTAATGTTATTGATGCGGCCAATATAGAAAGAAATCTTTATTTAACTGTTCAAATGATGGAATTAGGGGCGAATCTGGTTCTGGCACTTAACATGAATAAATTTGCCCGGGAAAAAGGACTGAAAATTAATAAAAAACAGCTTTCAGAACTTTTAGGAGTACCAGTAATTGAAATTGAAGCAGTTGATGACACTGGAAGTGATGAGCTACTGGAAAACATAGCGAAGGTTTCCAAATCACCCAACATTGTTCTGGACCGCTTGGAGTATGGTAATGAAGTATCTGAACATATCCAGCAAATTGAAGAAATCATTAACCAGGACATCTCAGGAGACCGGGATATACCCATGTTTGATGCACCTACTAGCTGGATTGCCCTTAAATTGCTGGAAGATGATCCAGAAATCATAAAAAAAATTGAAGAATCAGGGAAAGGACAGAGAGTACTGGGGAATGTTAAAAAGATCCAGAAACATTTCAACGATGTTTTTGGTGATGATGCCGATGCTGCTATAACTGATGCCAGATACGGTTTCATAGCAGGACTGGTCTCAGAATCAGTTAAAAAACCTAAAATTGATAAAATCACCAGATCTGATTTAATAGACCGGATTGTGACCCACAAATATCTGGGAATACCCATATTCCTCCTTATAATGTGGCTCACATTCCAGATAACATTCACCCTTGGTGACCCATTGGGGGGTTACATTGAACAGGGATTTGCATGGCTGGGGGAAACAATAGCCGCCAGCATGGGTGAAGGGTTCTTGACCTCCTTCATTGTAGATGGAATAATTGGTGGTGTGGGCGGGGTGCTGGTATTCGTACCCATAATCTTCATACTATTCCTGGTACTCAGTGTTTTAGAAGACAGTGGATACCTGGCCAGAGCAGCATTTGTAATGGACCGGTTCATGCACAAACTGGTGGGTTTACACGGAAAATCATTCATACCCATGATACTCGGTTTTGGATGTGCCGTGCCTGGAATAATGGCCACCAGAACACTTGAAAATGAGAGGGATAGATTCCTAACCATGTTAATAGTTCCTTTCATGTCCTGCAGTGCAAGACTGCCTGTTTATGCTCTTTTAGCAGCAGCATTCTTCTCAGCATACCAGGGATGGGTCATATTCTCACTTTACATCGTGGGAATAGTGGTGGCAATCATAATGGCCGCAATATTCAAGAAAACCATATTTAAGGGAATGTCAGCGCCCTTTGTCATGGAACTCCCTCCCTACCGAATACCAACTGCTAAAGGTGCCATCATCCACATGTGGGAAAGAGGAGTACTCTTCCTGAAAAAGGCAGGTACCCTAATTTTAGCATTATCTGTGGTGATTTGGGCCCTTAGTAGCCTACCAGTGGGAGTGGAGTACGCATCTCAGGAAAGTATCACCGGACAGATAGGAACCACATTAGCTCCGGTATTTGCACCCCTTGGGTTTGGCCAGTGGCAGGCCACTGTAGCCATAATATACGGATTCCTGGCCAAGGAGGTGGTGGTAAGTACATTTGGTATCCTCTACGGTGTGGGAGATGAAGGATCTGGTGGAACTACAACTGAAGAATCAGTAAATCCAGAATTTACTGGTGAACCCGCTTCATCTGAACAGGCATCTGCTGAAGCTTCTGCTGGATCTGCATCCGGTGAAGAAAAAGCTGCTGAAGAAGAAAAAGCGCCTGAAGAAGACCCTGGCTTTATCTCAGCAATACAGGAATTGTTTACACCACTATCTGCGTATGCCTACATGGTATTCATCCTGTTGTACATACCATGTCTGGCTACACTGGCCACCATAAGAAGGGAAACCAATTCCTGGAAATGGCCTGCATTTGCAGCAGGATACACCTTTGTGGTGGCATATGTAGTTTCACTGGTTGTGTATCAGGGAGGATTACTCCTGGGATTCTAA
- a CDS encoding permease: MSFIVSFLQFFYQILLENSFFILLGFLLAGFIHILFPSHLLERLVGTSTVGGILKGILIGLPLPICACGIVPAAIALKDKGIRDSVAASFLVSTSGFSVSSIVPSYSFLGLPLTLMRPMVAAISGVTAGVLVHLFGGDDQTNQTNNVVQTDLNPQTDSSGFNNSNNSHCPIASLDGGYCGGCNQELLDFEGTVADNPTGLKKEPSESIDRTDEIYDKLKEALRYSFKDTFPEISTSLLIGLLLAALMGALMNMGMPWDFLRTFASDPVLSLFILLLVAIPIYVCPTASIPLALAFVFMGFTPGSILVFIYVGPATNMAAMSMILSKFKKRFFTIYLSSIVVVSLIVGYIINLFSNFFLQAITSTDLNLYTGFIPFSAKFLSAALLVVLMVYGIYRTKVSKRISVKKQETQLIKK, encoded by the coding sequence ATGAGCTTCATTGTCAGTTTCCTGCAATTTTTTTATCAGATACTCCTTGAAAATTCATTTTTTATTTTGTTAGGTTTCTTGCTGGCGGGGTTCATTCACATCCTTTTTCCCTCCCATTTACTGGAACGGCTTGTTGGAACTTCAACTGTGGGTGGAATATTGAAGGGGATACTCATTGGTTTACCTCTCCCTATATGTGCCTGTGGTATTGTACCGGCAGCCATAGCCTTAAAAGATAAGGGAATCCGGGATTCAGTTGCAGCATCATTTTTGGTTTCAACATCCGGGTTCAGTGTAAGTTCCATTGTACCCTCCTATTCCTTTTTGGGCCTACCTTTAACACTCATGCGACCCATGGTAGCCGCAATTTCAGGTGTAACTGCAGGGGTTCTGGTACACTTATTTGGAGGTGATGATCAAACGAATCAAACAAATAATGTGGTTCAAACAGATCTTAATCCTCAAACAGATTCTAGTGGCTTTAACAATTCTAATAATTCACATTGCCCCATTGCCAGTCTGGATGGTGGGTACTGTGGTGGTTGTAACCAGGAGCTTCTTGATTTTGAGGGCACGGTTGCAGATAATCCTACTGGTTTGAAAAAAGAACCTTCCGAGTCCATTGATCGTACAGATGAAATATATGATAAACTTAAAGAAGCTCTTAGATATTCTTTTAAAGACACATTCCCTGAAATTTCAACCTCACTTTTAATCGGACTTCTTTTAGCTGCGTTGATGGGCGCTTTGATGAATATGGGGATGCCCTGGGACTTTTTAAGGACCTTCGCATCCGATCCAGTTTTATCTCTCTTTATATTGTTGCTAGTGGCAATCCCCATTTACGTCTGCCCAACAGCTTCCATTCCCCTTGCACTGGCATTTGTTTTTATGGGATTCACACCCGGAAGCATACTGGTCTTTATCTATGTTGGTCCTGCCACTAACATGGCTGCAATGTCAATGATACTAAGTAAATTCAAAAAAAGATTCTTCACCATCTACTTGTCATCCATTGTGGTGGTGTCTCTTATTGTGGGTTACATAATCAATTTATTCAGTAATTTTTTCCTGCAGGCAATTACCAGCACTGATCTGAACCTGTACACGGGATTCATTCCATTTTCAGCCAAATTTTTATCTGCAGCTCTACTGGTAGTACTGATGGTTTATGGGATTTATCGGACCAAAGTTTCCAAGAGAATCAGTGTAAAAAAGCAAGAAACCCAGTTGATAAAAAAATGA
- a CDS encoding DUF2149 domain-containing protein, whose protein sequence is MVRRKRRMLDDNQGEDPSAGSANLVDAMLVLAVGFLIFLVMSWNMQNVVFANMTQEERQETMEAMKQVAEINQGSELNDTPQSESGSGQGYAKKGTVYQDPTTGKLIMVEG, encoded by the coding sequence ATGGTAAGGCGCAAACGCCGTATGCTGGATGATAATCAGGGAGAAGACCCATCAGCAGGATCCGCAAACCTTGTGGATGCCATGCTGGTACTGGCAGTTGGATTTTTGATATTTCTGGTAATGTCCTGGAACATGCAAAACGTGGTTTTTGCCAACATGACCCAGGAAGAACGTCAAGAGACCATGGAGGCCATGAAGCAGGTGGCTGAAATTAATCAGGGTAGTGAACTCAATGACACACCCCAATCAGAGTCAGGTTCAGGACAGGGATATGCTAAAAAGGGAACTGTTTATCAGGATCCCACTACTGGAAAGTTGATTATGGTGGAGGGTTGA
- a CDS encoding cobaltochelatase subunit CobN, producing the protein MRKQTILLVTTIVFALLLCGAVSAEDSQGGEITVQNTGSGNNSSDLPNIAIVSSYPNNVITVNNVSTDPEISSKVNVTAYSGRTVDNLTSNSYNLSNYNVIVLENLIASVMDAITPTVLEARSKGAYVIAIGDSTMAYNLHNVNLQDTQYSDLSKYFQYPSATNFKQMLLFLGVKFCNVTATVQAPVTRPVEGIYHPDAPEIYSNLTDYLAWYTSTSTGHYTYNSSNPTVGIITSKYTDMDRDSPLINALVRSFESNNVNVIVGTYVSANRNSINYFIKDGVSFVDALIVISMGATLNSQNQSLGIEDLKKLNVTVINGIRLFNSNVSAWEESSIGVPTSELYQIAYAESDGIIEPIVISAKETNPETGKQYNQPIDYQIAWLTQRTISWMQLRRTDNWQKKIVITYYSEGGGKANVGADIDYYLDTPASLAKLLVALKERGYNVGDSPLPTATELATLMAQVGSNVGTWAPGELEKRVQNGSVILIPGSLYMQWFSELSADKQAEMIEQWGLAPGKIMVYENATGKYIVIPKIQYGNIILVPEPVWGWLQDNSTLYNTGTLPPTHDCLAFYFWMNKVYHADAIFSIFSIVELMPGKQVGLSAHDWGAILLQDMPIIHVLPMDAEGIFDRRRANMLIVDFMTPILIPSGLYGDLADLDQDINLYNSVDETLKRGYKEDIINKTKSLGIDQALGVNLDNVSSDTSLFEAFLGSLKTYLQDLKTTYMPYGSHILGETPNGTDPLNGTALVAMVEAMLGDEYKDEVAAVNPAEGLTTALLSEVLINNLTPEAAQNKVLGTVLDEVTKYLNLALNYASRIADCNYEITRILDALEGKYILPGKNGDPVRNPDALPTGRNLYTFDSRIVPTENAWDAGIELANQLVNEQLQKTGSYPQKVAFVLWSVETSRHQGIMESEIFYLLGVKLVRDSKGRVKDVELIDSTTLGRPRIDVVITISGLYRDMYSDLVKLLDKAVRLAAQANDTTTYSNYVKEHSEAIYQSLLSEGYSEAEARSLSMSRVFSEPSGAYTPGIQEVIPASETWNSTDEVADFYLDRMSYVYGNDGWGQKSSSLFQKVLNGVEICQFSRSSNVYGVLDHPMVAAYLGGLGMAIARVSGKYPELYINNLRESGDYKIETLSQFFNRDLLTRYLNPTWISGMQGHGQDGTRYMDTFIEDLWMWQVTTPGLVTEDTWNMVYETYILDKNNLGLKEYFNTNNPYAKQSMLARMVETIRKGYWNPSAEVKTALINEFIQSVNTYGVTCCHHTCGNLVLNQMMVTGSSLSMEQLQQYAAAFASTTGQSLNLGTPGSTPQSASAQSTSGASSSVGDSSGSEAATKSGSQSSSTSQSASETAGTDGTSKSYEVSENSSASPQSSMPIVAIVGVLILVGLVGFGYFRGTIFKK; encoded by the coding sequence TTGAGAAAACAAACAATTTTACTAGTAACGACAATTGTTTTCGCATTGCTTTTGTGTGGAGCGGTATCAGCAGAAGATTCACAGGGAGGTGAAATTACAGTTCAAAATACAGGTTCTGGTAATAATTCCAGTGACTTACCAAACATTGCCATTGTAAGCAGTTACCCCAATAATGTGATTACAGTAAACAACGTATCCACAGATCCAGAGATTTCTAGCAAAGTTAACGTAACAGCCTACTCTGGCCGTACAGTTGATAATTTGACATCTAACAGTTATAACTTGAGTAATTATAATGTAATTGTTTTAGAAAATCTCATAGCATCAGTTATGGATGCTATAACGCCCACAGTTCTGGAAGCCAGAAGTAAAGGGGCTTATGTCATTGCAATTGGAGACTCAACAATGGCCTACAACCTACACAACGTGAACCTTCAAGACACCCAGTATTCAGACCTATCTAAATATTTCCAGTATCCATCAGCAACAAACTTCAAACAGATGCTCCTGTTTTTGGGAGTTAAATTCTGCAACGTTACAGCAACAGTACAAGCCCCAGTAACCAGGCCCGTGGAAGGAATATACCATCCAGACGCACCGGAAATTTACAGTAATCTAACGGATTATCTTGCGTGGTATACTTCAACTTCAACAGGTCACTACACTTACAATTCTTCCAATCCAACTGTGGGAATTATAACATCCAAATACACTGACATGGACCGGGATTCTCCATTAATAAATGCACTGGTGCGATCATTTGAATCAAACAACGTGAATGTCATTGTGGGAACCTATGTATCTGCCAATCGAAATTCCATCAACTACTTTATAAAAGACGGAGTCTCCTTTGTCGATGCCCTGATTGTAATATCCATGGGAGCAACCTTGAACTCTCAAAATCAATCTCTGGGTATAGAGGACCTGAAGAAACTCAATGTAACGGTGATTAATGGGATCAGATTGTTCAATTCCAATGTTTCAGCATGGGAAGAAAGTTCCATTGGAGTTCCTACATCAGAACTTTACCAGATAGCCTATGCAGAATCAGATGGTATTATCGAACCCATTGTTATCAGTGCCAAGGAAACAAACCCTGAAACAGGTAAACAATACAACCAACCCATAGATTATCAGATAGCATGGTTAACTCAGCGAACCATTTCCTGGATGCAACTACGTCGTACAGATAACTGGCAGAAGAAAATTGTTATCACCTACTACAGTGAAGGAGGAGGAAAGGCCAATGTCGGTGCAGATATCGATTACTACCTGGACACACCAGCCAGTCTGGCCAAACTCCTGGTAGCACTCAAGGAAAGAGGGTACAATGTTGGAGATAGTCCATTACCCACTGCCACTGAACTTGCAACATTAATGGCACAGGTAGGTAGTAACGTTGGAACCTGGGCTCCCGGTGAACTAGAAAAAAGGGTGCAAAACGGTAGTGTGATACTCATACCAGGAAGTCTCTACATGCAATGGTTCAGTGAACTTTCTGCAGATAAACAGGCGGAAATGATAGAACAATGGGGACTGGCACCAGGTAAAATAATGGTTTATGAGAATGCAACTGGAAAGTACATTGTCATCCCTAAAATTCAGTACGGTAACATTATACTGGTACCTGAACCGGTCTGGGGATGGTTGCAGGATAACTCTACCTTGTACAACACTGGAACTCTGCCACCAACCCATGACTGCCTTGCATTTTACTTCTGGATGAACAAAGTCTACCATGCAGATGCCATATTCTCCATTTTCAGTATAGTAGAACTGATGCCTGGTAAACAGGTTGGACTATCTGCACATGATTGGGGAGCAATCCTCTTACAGGACATGCCCATAATCCACGTATTACCAATGGATGCTGAAGGGATCTTTGACAGACGACGGGCCAACATGCTCATTGTTGACTTCATGACCCCCATACTCATTCCATCGGGATTATACGGAGATTTAGCAGATTTAGACCAGGACATAAATCTTTACAACTCAGTAGATGAAACCCTGAAAAGAGGATATAAAGAGGACATTATCAACAAAACCAAAAGTTTAGGCATAGATCAGGCTTTAGGTGTAAATCTTGATAATGTATCCAGTGACACTTCTCTGTTTGAAGCATTTTTAGGGTCACTGAAAACCTATCTACAGGACTTGAAAACTACCTACATGCCCTATGGTTCTCACATACTCGGTGAAACACCAAACGGTACCGATCCTTTAAATGGAACGGCTCTGGTGGCCATGGTGGAGGCAATGTTGGGAGATGAGTATAAAGATGAAGTTGCAGCGGTAAATCCAGCAGAAGGTCTTACAACCGCATTGCTCAGCGAAGTTTTAATTAACAATCTGACTCCAGAAGCTGCACAGAATAAGGTTCTGGGAACAGTATTGGATGAGGTTACCAAATATCTGAACTTAGCCTTAAATTATGCCAGTAGGATAGCAGACTGTAACTATGAAATAACCAGAATCCTGGATGCACTGGAAGGTAAATACATTCTACCTGGTAAAAATGGTGATCCTGTACGAAACCCAGATGCTTTACCAACTGGAAGAAATCTCTATACCTTTGATTCACGTATCGTGCCAACTGAAAATGCCTGGGATGCAGGTATTGAACTGGCCAATCAACTGGTAAATGAGCAACTCCAGAAGACTGGAAGTTACCCTCAGAAGGTGGCATTTGTACTCTGGTCTGTGGAAACATCCCGACATCAGGGTATAATGGAATCTGAAATATTCTACCTATTAGGAGTAAAACTGGTAAGGGATTCAAAAGGTCGTGTGAAGGATGTTGAACTCATTGACTCTACAACACTGGGACGGCCCAGAATCGATGTGGTAATTACAATATCTGGACTGTATCGTGACATGTATTCCGACCTCGTAAAATTACTGGATAAAGCAGTACGATTAGCTGCACAGGCAAATGATACAACAACTTATTCCAACTACGTTAAAGAACACTCCGAAGCAATCTACCAGTCACTTCTCAGTGAAGGTTACAGTGAAGCTGAAGCTCGAAGTCTTTCCATGTCTCGAGTATTTTCTGAACCATCTGGTGCTTACACCCCGGGAATTCAGGAGGTGATACCGGCCAGTGAAACCTGGAACAGTACCGATGAAGTGGCAGACTTCTACTTAGATCGTATGAGCTATGTATATGGAAACGATGGATGGGGTCAAAAGTCAAGCAGTTTATTCCAGAAAGTCCTTAACGGCGTGGAAATATGCCAGTTCAGCAGATCTTCCAATGTTTACGGTGTACTGGATCATCCTATGGTTGCAGCCTACCTGGGCGGATTGGGGATGGCAATTGCCAGAGTTTCCGGGAAATATCCTGAGTTGTACATAAACAACTTAAGAGAATCCGGAGATTACAAAATCGAAACATTAAGCCAGTTCTTCAACCGTGACCTTCTAACCAGATACCTGAATCCTACTTGGATCAGTGGTATGCAGGGACACGGGCAGGATGGAACACGCTACATGGATACCTTCATTGAAGACTTATGGATGTGGCAGGTAACAACACCCGGTCTCGTGACTGAAGATACATGGAACATGGTTTACGAGACCTATATCCTGGATAAGAACAATCTCGGTTTAAAAGAGTACTTCAATACCAACAATCCTTACGCCAAACAATCCATGCTGGCAAGGATGGTGGAAACAATAAGAAAAGGCTACTGGAATCCATCAGCAGAAGTCAAAACTGCTCTCATCAATGAATTCATTCAGAGTGTGAATACATATGGTGTAACTTGCTGCCACCACACCTGTGGAAATCTGGTGTTAAACCAGATGATGGTTACTGGCTCATCCCTGAGCATGGAACAGCTTCAACAGTATGCTGCAGCTTTTGCAAGTACCACTGGTCAGAGTTTGAATCTGGGAACACCGGGATCCACACCACAATCAGCCAGTGCACAGTCAACCAGTGGGGCATCCTCTTCAGTTGGTGATTCATCTGGCAGTGAAGCTGCTACTAAGAGTGGGTCACAGAGTTCATCCACATCCCAATCAGCATCGGAAACTGCCGGCACTGATGGTACTTCCAAGTCCTATGAAGTATCAGAGAATAGTTCTGCCTCACCTCAATCCAGCATGCCAATAGTTGCAATTGTGGGCGTTTTAATATTGGTAGGTCTGGTAGGATTTGGTTACTTCAGGGGAACGATATTTAAAAAATAA
- a CDS encoding FeoA family protein, which produces MIKSLNNLKQGETGVITAFKGKGKIRKHLMEMGLVRGSDIKVERVAPLGDPIEVKIKGYSLSLRKEDAKQIEIEIP; this is translated from the coding sequence ATGATTAAATCGTTAAATAATCTTAAACAAGGCGAGACTGGGGTAATAACAGCCTTTAAAGGTAAAGGTAAAATTAGAAAACATTTAATGGAAATGGGTCTTGTTAGAGGGTCTGATATTAAAGTGGAAAGAGTAGCACCCCTGGGAGATCCAATTGAAGTTAAAATCAAAGGGTATTCTCTTTCACTGAGAAAAGAAGATGCAAAACAAATCGAGATTGAGATACCATGA
- a CDS encoding MotA/TolQ/ExbB proton channel family protein gives MVAIPGSEMLSSILHVISQSLLIPVIVGLLAFMLYAIISFGGLISEYTGRIRVSTEEIEKIISDFANTGTSEGIKEVMDKSDIPAGYKNIIIKIASHPELGSKSREALARKLIEKEEAMAAKSLEKTDIVTRLGPTLGLMGTLIPMGPGLAALGSGDINTLANAIIIAFDTTVVGLAAGAIAYVISKVRRRWYEEYLSNLDALCEAALEVMDHGKAQTPYAG, from the coding sequence ATGGTAGCGATTCCAGGCAGTGAAATGTTAAGTTCAATTTTGCATGTCATATCCCAGAGCCTTCTCATACCGGTTATTGTCGGGCTTTTGGCTTTCATGCTTTATGCCATAATAAGCTTCGGAGGTCTTATATCTGAGTATACTGGTAGAATAAGAGTTAGTACGGAGGAAATAGAGAAAATTATAAGTGATTTTGCCAATACAGGTACATCTGAAGGAATTAAGGAAGTAATGGATAAAAGTGATATTCCTGCCGGTTACAAGAATATCATCATCAAAATTGCATCTCACCCTGAACTGGGCAGTAAATCCAGGGAAGCCCTGGCCCGAAAACTCATTGAAAAAGAAGAGGCCATGGCAGCCAAGAGTCTGGAGAAAACAGATATTGTAACCCGTTTAGGACCTACACTGGGTTTGATGGGAACACTGATCCCCATGGGTCCTGGTCTGGCAGCACTGGGTTCAGGAGATATTAACACTCTGGCCAATGCAATTATCATAGCATTTGACACTACGGTTGTTGGATTAGCAGCAGGAGCTATAGCTTACGTCATATCCAAGGTCAGAAGAAGATGGTACGAAGAATACCTGTCTAATCTGGATGCTCTGTGTGAAGCTGCACTTGAGGTGATGGATCATGGTAAGGCGCAAACGCCGTATGCTGGATGA
- a CDS encoding FeoA family protein, producing the protein MMSLAMAGENENLKIVQVWHGGKFKKKLSEMGLYKDSQIKVIKNDIPGPLIVDVKGSRLIIGRGQAQKIMVEGS; encoded by the coding sequence ATGATGAGCTTAGCAATGGCCGGAGAAAACGAAAATCTGAAAATCGTCCAGGTATGGCACGGGGGTAAATTCAAAAAGAAACTCTCGGAGATGGGGTTATACAAGGATTCTCAGATCAAGGTCATAAAAAATGATATTCCCGGACCATTAATTGTGGATGTCAAAGGTTCACGACTCATCATTGGACGAGGACAGGCACAGAAGATTATGGTCGAAGGTAGTTAA
- a CDS encoding HisA/HisF family protein, whose product MIIPVLDIKEGTAVSGKSGNRKSYKPLQTVFYPSSDPLEIARALFDAGAKQLYIADLDAIEGRNSNRDLVGEINQIIPVMLDCGASDLDSVREALQVADMVIVATETLKKLEDLHEIFCRVNRKQIVVSIDIIQNKVLSKHMVLDFNILRENLEKLQPSQIILLDISRVGTERGINWKLMDEFAGLESSIILGGGITVEDISQLDKRGVDKVLVGTTLHQGQMKLF is encoded by the coding sequence TTGATAATACCAGTTTTGGATATAAAAGAAGGAACGGCTGTTTCGGGAAAATCTGGAAACAGAAAGTCATATAAACCGCTTCAAACAGTTTTCTATCCTTCTTCCGATCCTCTGGAAATTGCCCGTGCTCTTTTTGATGCAGGGGCAAAGCAATTGTACATTGCTGATCTGGATGCCATTGAGGGAAGGAATTCTAATCGGGATCTGGTAGGGGAGATCAACCAGATTATCCCTGTGATGCTGGATTGCGGTGCCAGTGATCTGGATTCAGTAAGAGAAGCCCTTCAAGTTGCAGATATGGTGATAGTGGCCACAGAGACTCTGAAAAAACTGGAGGATCTTCATGAAATATTTTGCAGGGTTAACAGGAAACAGATCGTTGTAAGCATTGATATCATCCAGAATAAAGTCCTAAGCAAACATATGGTGCTTGATTTCAATATATTACGGGAAAATTTAGAAAAATTACAACCATCCCAGATAATTCTTCTGGATATCTCCAGGGTAGGAACTGAAAGAGGGATTAACTGGAAGTTAATGGATGAGTTTGCAGGACTTGAAAGTTCGATTATTTTAGGAGGGGGCATTACTGTGGAAGATATCTCCCAGCTGGATAAAAGAGGTGTGGATAAAGTTTTAGTAGGTACTACACTCCACCAGGGTCAAATGAAACTTTTTTAA